Below is a genomic region from Mesorhizobium sp. NZP2298.
TATTCCCTCTAAAGGTCCCGCTATGTTCTCCCGGATTCCATATGTCCATGTCAGGGCGAATCAGAACTATGGACAACGGATTACCTGAACCGCTTAGCGATTTCGAAAGACATACGATGTCGGGCTCGATTTTTGCGAACTCAAATGAGAAGAAATCGCCCGTTCGTCCCGAACCTGCCTGAATGTCATCGACGATGAAAACAACGTCGTGCTTACGGCAAATGCGCTGAATTTCTGTGAGCCATGGTGCGGATGCGGTGTTCATGCCGCCTTCTGCCTGGATGGGCTCCAGGATGATTGCGGCCGGCTTTTCTATGCCGCTGCCTGGGTCGCCCAACACGTGATCAATGTAACTCGCGGAATCGAAAGTTTGGTTCGGATAGTTCTCGTAAGGGACACGGATCACATCGTGGCGAGCAACGCCGCCAAGCTGTCTGGTTGACGCTGAACCCGACACCGCTAAGGAGCCGAGCGACATGCCATGGTACGAATTTGTGAAGGCCATGACACTCGAGCGACTGGTATATTTTCGCGCCAGCGCCAACGCCGCTTCGTTAGCGTTTGTCCCGGTTGGCCCCGGAAACTGTATCTTGTAAGAAAGGCCTCGGGGCTTCAGGATTGACTCGACAAACACTTCGATGAAATCACGCTTTGCAGCTGTATACATATCAAGCGACAAAATAATATTTTTATCGGCAAGATATTGAATTGCCGTCGCCATAATATCTTGATTGTTATGACCGTAATTGAGCGCGCCGGACCCAACAATGAAATCAATATAAGGTTTTTCGGACTCGTCCCAGATTGTCGCCCCAAGAGACTTGGTAAAGACTGTTGGAAAGGATCGTCCATAGCGACGAACGTTAGACTCGTAAGCTTCAAAAATGTCGATATCCATTAAATG
It encodes:
- the ectB gene encoding diaminobutyrate--2-oxoglutarate transaminase; this encodes MDIDIFEAYESNVRRYGRSFPTVFTKSLGATIWDESEKPYIDFIVGSGALNYGHNNQDIMATAIQYLADKNIILSLDMYTAAKRDFIEVFVESILKPRGLSYKIQFPGPTGTNANEAALALARKYTSRSSVMAFTNSYHGMSLGSLAVSGSASTRQLGGVARHDVIRVPYENYPNQTFDSASYIDHVLGDPGSGIEKPAAIILEPIQAEGGMNTASAPWLTEIQRICRKHDVVFIVDDIQAGSGRTGDFFSFEFAKIEPDIVCLSKSLSGSGNPLSIVLIRPDMDIWNPGEHSGTFRGNNLAFVTSAAMCKMWSDRQFTKAVEGTAVKLQEHLDRLVAKFPKCIEQKRGRGLMAGLKCRSQAVVGRVHDVAFENGLLIESSGPNRDVIKVLPPITISDDELDHGIAILDQALQEKTNDD